A part of Rattus rattus isolate New Zealand chromosome 4, Rrattus_CSIRO_v1, whole genome shotgun sequence genomic DNA contains:
- the Rpl37a gene encoding 60S ribosomal protein L37a isoform X2 — MAKRTKKVGIVGKYGTRYGASLRKMVKKIEISQHAKYTCSFCGKTKMKRRAVGIWHCGSCMKTVAGGAWTYNTTSAVTVKSAIRRLKELKDQ, encoded by the exons ATG GCTAAACGCACCAAGAAGGTCGGGATCGTTGGGAAATACGGGACCCGCTATGGTGCCTCCCTCCGGAAAATGGTGAAAAAGATTGAAATCAGCCAGCACGCCAAGTACACTTGCTCCTTCTGTGGCAAG ACCAAGATGAAGAGACGAGCCGTTGGCATCTGGCATTGTGGTTCCTGCATGAAAACAGTGGCCGGCGGGGCCTGGACCTACAA TACCACTTCTGCAGTCACAGTGAAGTCTGCCATcagaagactgaaggaactgaaggaccAGTAG
- the Rpl37a gene encoding 60S ribosomal protein L37a isoform X1 — protein MSLVHLFLCPQAKRTKKVGIVGKYGTRYGASLRKMVKKIEISQHAKYTCSFCGKTKMKRRAVGIWHCGSCMKTVAGGAWTYNTTSAVTVKSAIRRLKELKDQ, from the exons ATGTCACTGGTCCATTTGTTTCTCTGTCCTCAGGCTAAACGCACCAAGAAGGTCGGGATCGTTGGGAAATACGGGACCCGCTATGGTGCCTCCCTCCGGAAAATGGTGAAAAAGATTGAAATCAGCCAGCACGCCAAGTACACTTGCTCCTTCTGTGGCAAG ACCAAGATGAAGAGACGAGCCGTTGGCATCTGGCATTGTGGTTCCTGCATGAAAACAGTGGCCGGCGGGGCCTGGACCTACAA TACCACTTCTGCAGTCACAGTGAAGTCTGCCATcagaagactgaaggaactgaaggaccAGTAG